The following coding sequences are from one Gossypium hirsutum isolate 1008001.06 chromosome A12, Gossypium_hirsutum_v2.1, whole genome shotgun sequence window:
- the LOC107945832 gene encoding probable methyltransferase TCM_000336 produces MNYDNILPLKGDSKQSPANSNSPLNMDVEKVFHMTGGIGKTSYAQNSAFQKKASDTVKHITMETIQELYYEVTPKSLGIADLGCSSGPNSLSLIKDMVEAVEGTSHKIFHPMPEFRVYLNDLPTNDFNSVFKSLPDFYKDLKKDRNQEGPSIFIAGYPGSFYGRLFPCNCLHFIYSSYSLHWLSKVPPALYDEHGKSINKGNVYISESSPPSVSQAYYKQFQEDFSLFLKSRSEELVTGGRMVLILLGRIGQDHVDRGNSFFWEILSRSLAISVSQAEIEKEKVDSYDVHFYAASRNELEDEVRREGSFEIDKLEMFEIEREVKNGESYGTAVAMTVRAVQESMLCDHFGDGIDLDSLFNNYGKMIDEEMVKVDIKPITFVMVLKKL; encoded by the exons ATGAATTATGATAATATTTTGCCTTTAAAAGGAGACTCAAAGCAATCCCCAGCTAATTCCAATTCACCTCTAAACATGGATGTCGAGAAAGTCTTTCATATGACTGGAGGAATCGGCAAGACTAGCTATGCGCAAAATTCTGCTTTCCAG AAAAAGGCATCAGATACGGTGAAACATATAACCATGGAAACGATACAAGAACTTTACTATGAAGTAACTCCCAAGAGCTTAGGCATAGCTGATTTGGGTTGCTCTTCTGGACCCAACTCCTTGTCCCTCATCAAAGATATGGTCGAAGCTGTTGAAGGAACTagccataaaattttccatcCCATGCCAGAATTTCGAGTTTACCTTAATGATCTTCCAACAAATGACTTCAATTCAGTGTTCAAGTCCCTGCCTGATTTTTATAAGGACCTTAAGAAAGACAGAAATCAAGAGGGTCCATCTATTTTCATAGCAGGCTACCCTGGTTCATTTTATGGAAGACTGTTCCCATGCAATTGCTTGCACTTCATCTATTCGTCTTACAGTTTGCACTGGCTTTCCAAG GTTCCTCCAGCTCTTTACGATGAGCATGGCAAGTCCATCAACAAAGGAAACGTTTACATTTCTGAATCAAGCCCTCCAAGTGTGTCCCAAGCATACTACAAGCAGTTCCAAGAGGACTTCTCATTGTTCCTTAAATCACGATCAGAAGAGCTAGTCACAGGTGGGAGAATGGTGCTGATTCTCTTAGGAAGAATAGGTCAAGATCATGTTGACAGAGGCAATTCTTTCTTCTGGGAAATCCTCTCAAGATCCCTTGCCATATCTGTTTCTCAG GCAGAGATTGAAAAGGAAAAGGTTGATTCCTACGACGTGCATTTTTATGCAGCATCAAGAAATGAACTAGAAGATGAAGTGAGAAGAGAAGGGTCGTTCGAAATAGACAAGCTTGAGATGTTTGAGATAGAGAGGGAAGTGAAAAATGGGGAGAGCTATGGCACCGCAGTGGCTATGACTGTGAGGGCTGTTCAAGAATCCATGCTTTGCGACCATTTTGGAGATGGGATAGATCTGGATTCCTTGTTTAACAATTATGGGAAAATGATTGATGAGGAAATGGTTAAAGTAGATATTAAACCCATCACTTTTGTCATGGTTCTTAAGAAATTATGA